A region from the Felis catus isolate Fca126 chromosome F1, F.catus_Fca126_mat1.0, whole genome shotgun sequence genome encodes:
- the CD84 gene encoding SLAM family member 5 isoform X2, producing the protein MITRWKKMGQHYLWTLLLCLQTCLEAAGSDTDILPVTGILGESVTFPLNIQQPQQVINIAWNSETSVAFVTPGDPGTAPKVTVTHQHYNDRINVSRQNYNLEISNLGVEDSGIYRADINLKMAETTVTTTRRYNLQVYRRLGKPKITQSSMASVNSTCNVTLTCSVEEEEKNVTYSWSPLGEEGNVVRIFQTPDNQELTYTCTAWNPVSNSSDSILARQLCADAAAGLRPRHTGLLSGLAVLFLLVVIVPSVLLCLLCKRGQGSYLKTSRKNSDAISRKTIYAYVMVTRDAPPAEGRIYDEIPQSKMGKTNTQDGKPPATSTYENVI; encoded by the exons ATGATTACACGCTGGAAGAAGATGGGTCAGCACTACCTGTGGACCTTGCTCCTTTGCCTGCAAACCT GTCTGGAAGCAGCTGGGAGTGACACAGACATCCTGCCGGTGACTGGGATCCTGGGGGAGTCGGTCACTTTCCCCCTAAACATCCAACAACCGCAGCAAGTTATCAACATCGCTTGGAATTCTGAGACGTCTGTTGCTTTCGTCACGCCAGGAGACCCAGGAACAGCACCCAAAGTCACCGTGACCCACCAACATTACAATGACCGAATAAATGTCTCCCGCCAGAACTACAACCTGGAGATCAGTAATCTGGGGGTGGAAGATTCGGGCATCTACAGGGCTGACATAAATCTGAAGATGGCTGAAACGACGGTCACAACCACCAGGCGTTACAACCTGCAAGTCTATC GTCGGCTTGGGAAGCCAAAGATTACTCAGAGTTCAATGGCATCTGTCAACAGCACCTGTAATGTCACACTGACATGTTctgtggaagaggaagaaaagaatgtcaCATACAGTTGGAGCCCCTTGGGGGAAGAGGGTAATGTCGTTCGAATCTTCCAGACCCCTGACAACCAAGAGCTGACTTACACGTGTACGGCCTGGAACCCTGTCAGCAACAGCTCCGACTCCATCTTGGCCCGACAGCTCTGTGCAG ACGCGGCAGCGGGCCTCCGTCCCCGCCACACTGGGCTGCTGAGCGGGCTGGCCGTGCTCTTTCTGTTAGTTGTCATTGTGCCTTCAGTGCTTCTGTGCCTTCTGTGCAAAAGAGGACAAG GTTCCTACCTGAAGACCTCCAGGAAGAACTCTG ATGCCATCTCTAGGAAAACAATATACGCTTACGTCATGGTCACGAGAGATGCCCCACCAGCAGAGGGCAGAATCTATGATGAAATCCCCCAGTCCAAG
- the CD84 gene encoding SLAM family member 5 isoform X1: MITRWKKMGQHYLWTLLLCLQTCLEAAGSDTDILPVTGILGESVTFPLNIQQPQQVINIAWNSETSVAFVTPGDPGTAPKVTVTHQHYNDRINVSRQNYNLEISNLGVEDSGIYRADINLKMAETTVTTTRRYNLQVYRRLGKPKITQSSMASVNSTCNVTLTCSVEEEEKNVTYSWSPLGEEGNVVRIFQTPDNQELTYTCTAWNPVSNSSDSILARQLCADAAAGLRPRHTGLLSGLAVLFLLVVIVPSVLLCLLCKRGQGSYLKTSRKNSDAISRKTIYAYVMVTRDAPPAEGRIYDEIPQSKERPAKEEPVNGIYSTLQSEKMGKTNTQDGKPPATSTYENVI, from the exons ATGATTACACGCTGGAAGAAGATGGGTCAGCACTACCTGTGGACCTTGCTCCTTTGCCTGCAAACCT GTCTGGAAGCAGCTGGGAGTGACACAGACATCCTGCCGGTGACTGGGATCCTGGGGGAGTCGGTCACTTTCCCCCTAAACATCCAACAACCGCAGCAAGTTATCAACATCGCTTGGAATTCTGAGACGTCTGTTGCTTTCGTCACGCCAGGAGACCCAGGAACAGCACCCAAAGTCACCGTGACCCACCAACATTACAATGACCGAATAAATGTCTCCCGCCAGAACTACAACCTGGAGATCAGTAATCTGGGGGTGGAAGATTCGGGCATCTACAGGGCTGACATAAATCTGAAGATGGCTGAAACGACGGTCACAACCACCAGGCGTTACAACCTGCAAGTCTATC GTCGGCTTGGGAAGCCAAAGATTACTCAGAGTTCAATGGCATCTGTCAACAGCACCTGTAATGTCACACTGACATGTTctgtggaagaggaagaaaagaatgtcaCATACAGTTGGAGCCCCTTGGGGGAAGAGGGTAATGTCGTTCGAATCTTCCAGACCCCTGACAACCAAGAGCTGACTTACACGTGTACGGCCTGGAACCCTGTCAGCAACAGCTCCGACTCCATCTTGGCCCGACAGCTCTGTGCAG ACGCGGCAGCGGGCCTCCGTCCCCGCCACACTGGGCTGCTGAGCGGGCTGGCCGTGCTCTTTCTGTTAGTTGTCATTGTGCCTTCAGTGCTTCTGTGCCTTCTGTGCAAAAGAGGACAAG GTTCCTACCTGAAGACCTCCAGGAAGAACTCTG ATGCCATCTCTAGGAAAACAATATACGCTTACGTCATGGTCACGAGAGATGCCCCACCAGCAGAGGGCAGAATCTATGATGAAATCCCCCAGTCCAAG GAGCGCCCCGCCAAGGAGGAGCCCGTGAACGGGATTTATTCCACACTGCAGTCTGAGAAG